A region from the Leguminivora glycinivorella isolate SPB_JAAS2020 chromosome 3, LegGlyc_1.1, whole genome shotgun sequence genome encodes:
- the LOC125242619 gene encoding putative defense protein 1 encodes MWSKILVAILLCWGVEGFPDGAPVDACVKDGRPNQPNHGQHRTQPLNTFPYRVYASATNYGPNAAITVTIEGADTFKGFFIQARSIEDNRWLGSWEEAPNTTVHPECAAVTHADPREKTRATLVWRAPPDAQGRVYFTGTVLKSYSTFWANLIAEAPQDPAQLQILG; translated from the exons atgtGGTCGAAAATATTGGTGGCTATTTTATTGTGTTGGGGGGTTGAGGGATTCCCAGATGGGGCGCCTGTAGACGCCTGTGTGAAGGATGGCCGGCCAAACCAGCCTAATCATGGGCAGCACCGGACGCAGCCACTAAACACGTTTCCGTACAGGGTGTACGCTTCAGCGACGAATTATGGACCGAACGCAGCGATTACAG TGACCATCGAGGGTGCCGATACATTCAAAGGGTTCTTTATCCAAGCCCGTTCTATCGAGGACAACCGGTGGCTGGGTTCATGGGAGGAAGCCCCGAATACCACGGTTCACCCCGAATGTGCCGCGGTCACACACGCTGACCCCAGAGAAAAGACTCGAGCGACGCTAGTATGGCGCGCTCCACCTGACGCGCAAGGAAGAgtatactttac AGGCACCGTATTGAAGAGTTACTCAACATTCTGGGCGAATTTAATAGCGGAGGCGCCGCAAGATCCAGCGCAATTGCAAATTCTTGGCTGA